One Helianthus annuus cultivar XRQ/B chromosome 12, HanXRQr2.0-SUNRISE, whole genome shotgun sequence genomic region harbors:
- the LOC110892953 gene encoding F-box/LRR-repeat protein fbxl-1, giving the protein MSLVTSCKNLIQLTLEGCIRVTDESLKAVGESCIRDLNLGEGGCYLITDLGLEYLADGDLKNCLQHLNLAECNQISDSGIIFLKSMAALTELSLSECGVHVTNYAIADVLSHLSNIEILDLSWLINVTDISLLAIGSKCVKLQKILLTGCEAISAEGLRSFSGHQTLKRLELFSCYNFSWEDVESVALTCTKLEYLELMKRIKTPTPEFSFGYLQIQHNHCGIDWDEDSEFLFW; this is encoded by the coding sequence ATGTCCCTTGTAACATCATGTAAGAATTTGATTCAGTTGACTTTGGAAGGATGCATTCGTGTCACAGATGAATCACTCAAAGCTGTTGGAGAATCGTGTATTCGTGATTTGAATTTGGGGGAGGGGGGATGTTATTTGATTACTGATTTGGGTTTGGAGTATTTGGCAGATGGAGATTTGAAGAATTGTTTGCAACACCTTAATTTGGCTGAATGTAATCAAATTAGTGATAGTGGTATAATCTTCTTGAAATCAATGGCTGCTCTAACCGAGCTGAGTTTGTCAGAGTGTGGTGTTCATGTAACCAACTATGCAATTGCGGACGTATTATCCCACCTCTCAAACATTGAGATATTGGATTTATCCTGGTTGATAAATGTAACAGATATCTCATTGCTTGCTATAGGTAGCAAGTGTGTAAAGCTTCAAAAAATTTTATTGACGGGCTGTGAAGCCATAAGTGCTGAAGGTTTACGGTCTTTTTCAGGTCATCAAACACTAAAAAGGCTCGAGCTGTTCTCGTGTTACAATTTTTCTTGGGAAGATGTGGAATCAGTTGCTCTGACTTGCACAAAATTAGAATATCTTGAGCTCATGAAGAGAATAAAGACACCCACACCAGAGTTTAGTTTTGGTTACTTGCAAATTCAGCACAATCACTGTGGGATAGATTGGGATGAAGATAGTGAATTTTTGTTTTGGTAA